The segment TGCCAACCCCCTGCGCCGGCCAGTCGAGGCAAGATCGCCGAACCCCGAAGAGCCCGAATTCTGGCCGCGAGCAAGGAGCGAGGAGGAGGCGATGCAGTGGAGAGCATCGTTGACGACGAGCGACACAGCTCGGGGCCATAAGTCGCGGCTTCCCTTCGGGTTGCGGCGGCAGCGGGGCGTCTGCCGCGTTGCGGCTCCTCCGCGATGGACATGGAGCAGGGAAGGCCCTCCGGCTGGCAAGCGGGACGCTTGCCGCTACGAGAGCCCCCGAGGTGTCACCGAAGCAACTGGCAGGGGATCGGGGCGAGTTGCCCAGCTCATTTCCCGGCCTTCTTGGAAGCCTTCGCCTTCCCGGTCGTCTTGGACTTATTGGCCTTCTTCAGCGCATCGAGCGCCTGCTTGACTCCGCTCTTCCTGGCCAGCTTGCAGTTCTTCAGCACGTACTTGATGACCGGGCAGTTGTCGAGCTTCTTCGAGCCGAAGGTGCCCGCCTGAGCTTCGGCCCCCACCCCCAGGGATATCGCGCCCGCCATAAGCACCGCAACGGTTCGCATTGCCTGGTCCCCCTGTGCCTGCGGCACGGTTCTGCCTTGGATGCTCTATTATAGCTCCGGAAGCTGCGCCATGCCAACGCAGGCCGATGCGCGCGGAAATGGGCGCAAACTGGCGGATTCTCCCCACGGCATAACACACTGGCATGCCTGATGTTATAGCATCCTGGACGATTTTCTGCGATCCCGGAATAGCCAAGTTCGGTGGGCATTGCCATTGCACAGCAGAGGGGAGACGCCCGCGGGGTCTAGGAGCCTGTCCAAGAATCCGCGTGGGACTGCGACGCCAGCGATTCTGGCCGCAGGCCAGGAGCACGGAGGAGGCGATGCACAACGGAGAGCATCGCTGACGACGTGCGACAACGCCTGCGGCCAGAAGTCGCGGCGTCCCTTCGGGTTGCGGCGGCAGCGGGGCGTCTGCCGCGTTGCGTCTCCTCAGCGATGCGCTCCGTAGCATCGCCTGCGGAGCCGCGCCTTGCATCCGCCCCGCTGGCGCCGGCAACGCAGCCCACGCGGATTCTTGGACAGGCTCCTAGCGCGGCTGCGGCCCGGGGTGGGACGTCGCTTGGACCTCGCGCACCCTTGTGTTGACTCATCGCCGGCCGCGTGGTATAAGGTGGACGCCGGGCCGGCAGGAGACCCTATGCAGAGAGTGGCCGTGGCGTCGCGGGCGGCGGCGTTGCTGGTTGCGGCGGGGGCCGCGGCCGGCTGCACCTCGCTCGCCGAGCGCTCGAGGAATCCCCTCCATTTCGTCGGGCTCTACCTCCAGGATCGGGCGCAGGACCTGCTGGAGGTGGCGGATGTGGGGGTGACGGTGAGCCCCGAGCCCTGCTTCGCCATCTACGGCGCCTTCGCGTCGCTGACGCCGGCGGGGGTGGCCTACGTGGATGGCCGCTTCTTCGGCCTCGGCGGCGGGCAGTTTTTCGGCCTGGGCGCGGGCACGTGGGGCTCCACGCCCTTTTACCTCGCCGCCGCCGGCATGCTCGTGTGGGGCTACGAGGAGCTCGGCTGGCAGCAGTTCGACCTCAAGGACATGTCCACGGTTCACTGCCAGGATGTTGGGCTGGCGGGCCTCTTCATCGCGCCGCAGGGCCGGCCCGGTCCCGTGCCGTCATGACGGCACTACCTCCACGTGGTTCACGTGGGCTTCGTGGGGAACCTGAACTACTTCGAGGCGCTGGACTTCGTGCTGGGCTTCGCGGGCATTGACCTGTGCGGCGACGACGGCGTGCTGCTGGGCAAGTGGCCCGACCAAACGTATGAGGAAGCCGCCGACGCGGCGTTCGAGTTCGAGGACATGCGCCGCCAGTTCCTCGAACAGCCGAGGCGAAGATAGCGCCGGGGCCGGAGAGCGGCCTGCGCTCCAGAGCAGACCGTGAGGCAAGGCCCACGCGCATCCCGTTCGTAGTGCGGGCTTCAGCCCGTATTCGAGGGGATGCAGGCTGAAGCCCGCACAACAAGCGGGTGCGACGCGGTCTTGCGCCAAGGCGGCAGCTCCCGTTCTCCCGGGCCGGGCGACCCGTGTGCAGGAGCCCTCCATGACCGCGCCAAAGGCCGCGCTCGCGTTCGGCCTGCTCATCCTGTCCCAGGGCTGCACCTACCTCCAGCACCGCGCCGAGGATGCGGTGGACATGCTGGACGTGGGCCTCACGTGGTCGAACGAGCCGGGCTTCGCCCTCTACTCGAACACCCCGATCCTGCTGCCGATCGGCTGGAGCTGCGTGGACGGCTACGTGGCCGGCATCGGCGGCGGCGTGGCAGGCATGACCTCGCACTACCATCACTGCACGGGCCTGCTTCTTTGGGGCGAGGAGGAGACGGCGTGGCACCAGTACGACGTGCGCAAGCCGGCCACCCTCAACCACCAGGGCGTCGGCCCCCTGGCCGCGCTGATCGGTCCCTACGGCAACGCCGCCTACGTGCCCGCGTGGACCAACTACCTCCATCTCGGGTATGTGGGCGTGCTGTTCAACATGCGCTACATGGACTTCATAGACTTCCTGCTCGGCTGGTTCGGGGCGGACCTGGCGCAGGACGACGGCAGGGCCACGCACCAGTGGCCGTGGGAGGAGAAGCCGCAGCCGCGGGCCGGGGCGCTCAGTGCGCCGCCCGGCCGGTGAGGGCGAGGGGGGCGGGCCGAGCGGGCTCTTTGCCTGCATAGTACTCGGCGATCTTCCGCATGGTGGCGGTCTTGTGCAGGCCCCAGGCGCAGGTGGGCACGCAGCGGGCCTGGCCCTCGACGGGGTCGTAGTAGGCGAAGGCGGTGGGGCATTGCTCGAGGCGATCGGTCTCGATGTTGCCCATGTCCTCGAAGGGCAGAATGACGAGCTGGAAGCTGCCCTGGACGTTGGTGTGGCGGGCCATGAGGTCGCGGGTGCGCCGCCCGAGTATGAAGCCGAAGGGCAAGGCGAGGGCGTGGAGGAAGCGGCCTGCCGCGCTCTTGCCCTTGAACACGCGGTCCTTGCGCGCGTGGCGCCAGGTGAGGCGGGCCATGGCCAGAAAGGCGCGAGTCTGGAGCCAGAAGCGGCGGAAGCCGACGGGCTTGCGGTCGGGGGGCATCTTGCGGGCGAGGCGTTCGTCGCAGGCGGCCAGGTCGCGGGCGAGGTCGAAGAGGCTGCCCTTGAGGTAGTGGCTGATGGGCCAGAAGCGGGCGCCGTCGGAGACGAGCATGTACATGCTCTCGCAGTTGGGGTGCGCGCCGAGGAAGGGCAGCGGCTTGACCCGCAGGGCGGCGAGAAGGTGCTTGATGCGGCCGAGGAACCCGGCGGGGAGGAACTCCACCTTGTCGTCGGGGAACACGTCGGCGACGAGCTGCTCGAGGTCCTCGGTGGTCGTGCGCTCGGGCACGTAGGGGAAGTGCGCGGTGTCCCACGTGTGGGCGAGGGGCATGAAGTAGATGGCGCGGATGGCGTCGCGGCGGTCGTGGCAGAACTGGAAGAGGTCGGCGAACTCGTGGTCGTTGAAGCCGCGGGCGGCGAGGGTCATCATGACGACCTTGGCGCCGCCGATGCGGCGGATGTTCTCGATGGCCTGCTGCTTCTTTTCGAGGGCCTTGGGGGCGTTGCGCAGCACGCGGTAGGCCTCGGGGTTGGCGCCGTCGTAGGCGATGTTGATGGTGGCTTTGGTCGCGATGAGCTGGCGGCAGTAGGCCTCGTCGGCCAGGCGGATGCCGTTGGTGACCACGCGGGTGGGCAGGCCGAACGACTTGGCGCAGGCGATGATCTCGAAGAGGTCCTTGCGCACCGTGGGCTCGCCGCCGAAGAGCTGAATCGAGGGCTTGGGGTCGAGCGAGCCGAGGTACTCGAAGACCTTCTGGAAGTACTCGAGGGGCGGCTCGAAGAGGAAGCCCATGCTCGGCGTGTTGTTGATGCAGCAGGGGCAGTTGAGGTTACAGCGGTTCGTGATGTCCACGAACACCAGGTTGGGCACGCGCGAGTGGTGGCAGCCCACGCAGTCGAGCTGGCAGCTCCGGTAGTCGAAGGGCGCGCCCAGGGCGCGCTTCTGCTGGTAGCGGGCGGCGTCGGACGAGATGAGCGTCTCGGTCGGCCCGCAGTCGGGGCAGGACTTGACGAGCAGCATCTTGCCGTCGCGCTCGGCGGGTTGGGCGGCCACGAGCTTGTGGCACGAGTTGCAGAAGGCGCGGTTCATGGCCTCCAGTATAGGAGATGGGCCGCGCCGGCGCAAACGGAGGTGTGGAGGTGCGGGATTGATCTCGCCTGGCCACGGCGCTATGATGCCTCGTGAGGGAGCGGCCTGAGGGGGACTTGCCATGTCGCATCGCGCGTGGTGTCGGCTGTCTGCCGTGGGTCTGCTGTTCGCCCTGACGCCGGCGGCGTGGGCCGCGGCGGCCAAGGCGCCCCAGTGCGCCCAGTGCCGCGACACGGGGCGCGTGCCCTGCCCTCTCCACGACCGCGCCAGCGCCCGCTACCAGGCCTTCTGT is part of the Planctomycetota bacterium genome and harbors:
- a CDS encoding radical SAM protein is translated as MNRAFCNSCHKLVAAQPAERDGKMLLVKSCPDCGPTETLISSDAARYQQKRALGAPFDYRSCQLDCVGCHHSRVPNLVFVDITNRCNLNCPCCINNTPSMGFLFEPPLEYFQKVFEYLGSLDPKPSIQLFGGEPTVRKDLFEIIACAKSFGLPTRVVTNGIRLADEAYCRQLIATKATINIAYDGANPEAYRVLRNAPKALEKKQQAIENIRRIGGAKVVMMTLAARGFNDHEFADLFQFCHDRRDAIRAIYFMPLAHTWDTAHFPYVPERTTTEDLEQLVADVFPDDKVEFLPAGFLGRIKHLLAALRVKPLPFLGAHPNCESMYMLVSDGARFWPISHYLKGSLFDLARDLAACDERLARKMPPDRKPVGFRRFWLQTRAFLAMARLTWRHARKDRVFKGKSAAGRFLHALALPFGFILGRRTRDLMARHTNVQGSFQLVILPFEDMGNIETDRLEQCPTAFAYYDPVEGQARCVPTCAWGLHKTATMRKIAEYYAGKEPARPAPLALTGRAAH